In the Kitasatospora terrestris genome, one interval contains:
- a CDS encoding SCO family protein, whose translation MASTHRRLLGTAALALSAALALTACSSSGGSGSGDSPAKVSKESSGSPYQASVLKKHFDKPGLVLTDTSGRPYDLREQTAGKATLLFFGYTSCPDVCPTTMGDIGVAMSRLPAEDRKKIDVVFVSTDPERDTPKVLRTWLDSMGTGFIGLTGDLAKVKEAAKPLGILVEDPIVNADGTVTSTHGAQVLGFLPSDDKAHLLYMSGTTMETFAHDVALLAKGVPA comes from the coding sequence ATGGCTTCCACCCACCGCCGGCTGCTCGGCACCGCCGCCCTCGCGCTGTCCGCCGCCCTCGCCCTCACCGCCTGCTCCTCCTCCGGCGGCTCCGGCAGCGGCGACTCGCCCGCCAAGGTCAGCAAGGAGAGCAGCGGCTCCCCCTACCAGGCCTCCGTGCTGAAGAAGCACTTCGACAAGCCCGGCCTGGTGCTCACCGACACCTCCGGCCGGCCGTACGACCTGCGCGAGCAGACCGCCGGCAAGGCCACCCTGCTGTTCTTCGGCTACACCAGCTGCCCCGACGTCTGCCCGACCACCATGGGCGACATCGGCGTCGCGATGTCCAGGCTCCCCGCCGAGGACCGCAAGAAGATCGACGTCGTCTTCGTCTCCACCGACCCCGAGCGCGACACCCCGAAGGTGCTGCGCACCTGGCTCGACTCGATGGGCACCGGCTTCATCGGCCTCACCGGCGACCTCGCCAAGGTCAAGGAGGCCGCCAAGCCGCTCGGCATCCTGGTCGAGGACCCGATCGTCAACGCCGACGGCACCGTCACCTCCACCCACGGCGCCCAGGTGCTCGGCTTCCTGCCGTCCGACGACAAGGCGCACCTGCTGTACATGAGCGGGACCACCATGGAGACCTTCGCCCACGACGTGGCGCTGCTCGCCAAGGGGGTGCCGGCGTGA
- the efeB gene encoding iron uptake transporter deferrochelatase/peroxidase subunit, with protein MGAQGFSRRALLGGAGAGLAVGAIGGAVGGRAAASPGPAAAPGTGAAAVPFHGPRQAGIVEPAQARVHLAAFDLAPAAGREQLRTLLRIWSATAARLTRGEPADGHENQIALDAGPCSLTVTFGFGATLFDKAGLADRRPEALAPLPAFPGDALDPARGDGDLWLQIGADDALVAFHALRVLQRQAAGLAVPRWQMAGFGRTPGATARPTTGRNLMGQVDGTNNPKPDDPDFAAKVFATGPAWLAGGSYAVVRRIRMLLDDWENQPTDRQERVIGRRKSDGAPLSGGPGAGETTPVDLAATGPDGTLAIAPDAHVRVAAPASNGGAAMLRRGFSYQDGLLADGSPDAGLLFVAFQADPARGFVPVQRRLARGDGLSRFLRHEASGLYAVPPGAPEGGYVGQQLLEG; from the coding sequence ATGGGTGCGCAGGGGTTCTCGCGGCGGGCCCTGCTGGGCGGCGCCGGGGCCGGGCTGGCGGTCGGCGCGATCGGCGGCGCGGTCGGCGGACGGGCGGCGGCCTCGCCGGGCCCGGCCGCCGCACCGGGCACGGGCGCCGCCGCGGTGCCGTTCCACGGGCCGCGGCAGGCCGGGATCGTCGAGCCGGCCCAGGCGCGGGTGCACCTCGCCGCCTTCGACCTGGCACCGGCCGCCGGACGGGAGCAGCTGCGGACACTGCTGCGGATCTGGTCCGCGACCGCCGCCCGGCTGACCCGCGGCGAGCCGGCCGACGGGCACGAGAACCAGATCGCGCTGGACGCCGGCCCCTGCTCGCTGACCGTCACCTTCGGCTTCGGCGCCACGCTGTTCGACAAGGCTGGCCTCGCCGACCGGCGGCCCGAGGCGCTGGCGCCGCTGCCCGCCTTCCCCGGAGACGCACTGGACCCGGCCCGCGGCGACGGCGACCTGTGGCTGCAGATCGGCGCGGACGACGCGCTGGTGGCCTTCCACGCGCTGCGGGTGCTGCAGCGGCAGGCCGCCGGCCTGGCGGTGCCGCGCTGGCAGATGGCCGGCTTCGGCCGGACCCCGGGCGCCACCGCCCGGCCGACGACCGGCCGCAACCTGATGGGGCAGGTCGACGGCACCAACAACCCGAAGCCGGACGACCCGGACTTCGCCGCGAAGGTGTTCGCCACCGGACCGGCGTGGCTGGCCGGCGGCAGCTACGCGGTGGTGCGGCGGATCCGGATGCTGCTGGACGACTGGGAGAACCAGCCGACCGACCGTCAGGAACGGGTGATCGGACGCCGCAAGTCGGACGGCGCACCGCTGTCCGGCGGCCCCGGCGCCGGCGAGACCACCCCGGTCGACCTGGCGGCGACCGGACCGGACGGCACCCTCGCGATCGCCCCCGACGCGCACGTCCGGGTCGCCGCGCCCGCCTCCAACGGCGGCGCCGCGATGCTGCGCCGCGGCTTCTCCTACCAGGACGGGCTGCTCGCCGACGGCTCCCCCGACGCCGGCCTGCTGTTCGTCGCGTTCCAGGCGGACCCGGCGCGCGGATTCGTCCCCGTGCAGCGGCGGCTGGCCCGCGGCGACGGCCTGTCCCGGTTCCTCCGGCACGAGGCGAGCGGCCTGTACGCGGTGCCCCCGGGCGCCCCCGAGGGCGGGTACGTCGGACAGCAGCTGCTGGAGGGCTGA
- a CDS encoding YcnI family protein, translated as MRALPAVRLASAGLLATVAVLAAALPAAAHVTVQPGNATQGGYTAVAFRVPNESDTASTVKLEVNLPMDHPMASVRTQPLPGWTATLEKSKLDKPLNAHGKEITEAVSKITWTADAGTKIGPGQFQEFRVSLGALPTDTDKLTFKALQTYDNGDVARWIEEAKDGQPEPAKPAPVLTLDKAAAAGDHHSGDAAAAKPQASPGQAAAASDDATARTLGVVGIVVGVIGAALGVAGLRRKNA; from the coding sequence ATGCGTGCCCTTCCTGCCGTCCGCCTGGCCTCCGCCGGCCTGCTCGCCACCGTCGCCGTGCTCGCCGCCGCCCTGCCGGCCGCCGCGCACGTCACCGTCCAGCCCGGCAACGCCACCCAGGGCGGCTACACCGCCGTCGCCTTCCGGGTGCCGAACGAGAGCGACACCGCCTCGACCGTGAAGCTCGAGGTCAACCTGCCGATGGACCACCCGATGGCCTCGGTGCGCACCCAGCCGCTGCCCGGCTGGACCGCCACCCTGGAGAAGTCCAAGCTCGACAAGCCGCTGAACGCGCACGGCAAGGAGATCACCGAGGCCGTCTCGAAGATCACCTGGACCGCCGACGCCGGGACGAAGATCGGGCCCGGCCAGTTCCAGGAGTTCCGGGTCTCGCTCGGCGCGCTGCCGACCGACACCGACAAGCTGACCTTCAAGGCCCTCCAGACGTACGACAACGGCGACGTCGCCCGCTGGATCGAGGAGGCCAAGGACGGCCAGCCCGAGCCGGCCAAGCCCGCGCCGGTCCTCACCCTCGACAAGGCCGCCGCGGCCGGCGACCACCACTCCGGCGACGCCGCCGCGGCCAAGCCCCAGGCCTCCCCCGGGCAGGCCGCCGCCGCGTCCGACGACGCCACCGCCCGCACCCTCGGTGTGGTCGGCATCGTGGTCGGCGTGATCGGCGCCGCGCTCGGCGTCGCCGGCCTGCGCCGCAAGAACGCCTGA
- a CDS encoding FixH family protein: MTVRGRAAALLAVLGTVLALLLGGAGTAAAHANLVSTDPARDSVVPSAPAAVTLVFSEGVSLAADSVRVLDPAGKPVDNGDPKHADGKADTARVTLRSGLANGTYTVAWRAVSEDSHPIGGAFTFSIGAPSDTSVSATAVQGGKADTTVAFAYGLGRTVAYAAFALLVGVAAFVLVVWPRGIAVQAVQRLLMGGWIALLVSTVGVLLLRGPYERGSGIAQALDLSLVRTTLDERIGTALAARLLLLAAAGVFLSLLVGQLADTRKTAAADGPETEGTEDEGTAAGGPVDEDTAEEAELRRLERRAADRPQWDARLGLGITGLALAVALSATWVGADHSSVGIQVPLALPMAAVHLLAMALWLGGLVAVLVGLRNGLPASGVERFSRLALGAVTALVVTGVYQSWRGLGSWSALVDTEYGRLLLVKVGCVAAMVGVAWISRSWTAKLRAAAPEAVDAAAPVTEPAAPAGPAGPAAAVDPDRAAQLARQQAARASAGTRPDGARAGLRRTVVVEAAVAVAVLVVTTMLTNSPPGRVAQAASAVTAQTPAPGVSTVPGRTVELKIPYDTGGRTPGAKGTATVSINPAAVGPNAVGLELDDSTGRPTEVPEIELAFTLPDRDLGPLPVALTSGGTGRWSGTAQLPLAGNWVVSVTVRSSDIDQVTAVQQLKLGG; the protein is encoded by the coding sequence ATGACGGTACGCGGGAGGGCGGCCGCGCTGCTCGCGGTGCTCGGCACCGTACTGGCGCTGCTGCTCGGCGGGGCCGGGACGGCCGCCGCGCACGCCAACCTGGTGTCCACCGACCCCGCGCGCGACTCCGTGGTGCCCAGCGCCCCGGCCGCCGTCACGCTGGTCTTCAGCGAGGGCGTCTCGCTCGCCGCCGACTCCGTCCGGGTCCTCGACCCGGCCGGGAAGCCCGTCGACAACGGCGACCCCAAGCACGCCGACGGCAAGGCCGACACCGCCCGGGTCACCCTCAGGAGCGGCCTCGCCAACGGCACCTACACGGTCGCCTGGCGGGCCGTCTCCGAGGACTCCCACCCCATCGGCGGCGCCTTCACCTTCTCCATCGGCGCCCCCTCGGACACCTCCGTCTCCGCCACCGCCGTCCAGGGCGGCAAGGCCGACACCACGGTCGCCTTCGCCTACGGCCTCGGCCGGACCGTCGCCTACGCCGCCTTCGCGCTGCTGGTCGGCGTCGCCGCGTTCGTGCTGGTCGTGTGGCCGCGCGGGATCGCCGTCCAGGCGGTGCAGCGGCTGCTCATGGGCGGCTGGATCGCCCTGCTCGTCTCCACCGTCGGCGTGCTGCTGCTGCGCGGACCGTACGAGCGGGGCAGCGGCATCGCGCAGGCCCTCGACCTGTCGCTGGTGCGCACCACGCTCGACGAGCGGATCGGCACCGCGCTCGCCGCCCGGCTGCTGCTGCTCGCCGCTGCGGGCGTCTTCCTGTCGCTGCTGGTCGGGCAGTTGGCCGACACCCGGAAAACCGCAGCGGCCGACGGCCCGGAGACCGAGGGCACGGAGGACGAGGGCACGGCGGCCGGCGGCCCCGTGGACGAGGACACCGCCGAGGAGGCGGAGCTGCGGCGGCTGGAGCGGCGCGCCGCCGACCGGCCGCAGTGGGACGCCCGGCTCGGCCTCGGCATCACCGGACTCGCCCTCGCCGTGGCGCTGAGCGCGACCTGGGTCGGCGCGGACCACTCCTCCGTCGGCATCCAGGTCCCGCTCGCCCTGCCGATGGCCGCCGTCCACCTGCTCGCGATGGCGCTCTGGCTCGGCGGGCTGGTGGCGGTCCTGGTCGGGCTGCGCAACGGCCTGCCGGCGAGCGGGGTCGAGCGGTTCTCCCGGCTCGCGCTCGGCGCGGTCACCGCGCTCGTGGTGACCGGCGTCTACCAGTCCTGGCGCGGCCTCGGCTCGTGGAGCGCGCTGGTCGACACCGAGTACGGGCGCCTGCTGCTCGTGAAGGTCGGCTGCGTCGCGGCGATGGTCGGCGTGGCGTGGATCTCCCGCTCCTGGACCGCGAAGCTCCGCGCGGCGGCGCCGGAGGCCGTCGACGCCGCGGCGCCCGTCACCGAGCCGGCCGCGCCCGCGGGACCGGCCGGCCCCGCGGCGGCTGTCGACCCGGACCGCGCCGCGCAGCTCGCCCGCCAGCAGGCGGCCCGCGCGAGCGCCGGCACCCGACCGGACGGCGCCCGGGCGGGCCTGCGGCGGACCGTCGTGGTCGAGGCGGCGGTCGCCGTCGCCGTCCTGGTGGTCACCACGATGCTCACCAACTCCCCGCCCGGGCGGGTCGCGCAGGCCGCGTCCGCCGTCACCGCGCAGACGCCCGCCCCCGGGGTGTCCACCGTGCCGGGGAGGACCGTCGAGCTGAAGATCCCGTACGACACCGGCGGACGGACCCCGGGCGCCAAGGGCACCGCGACCGTGTCGATCAACCCGGCCGCGGTCGGGCCGAACGCGGTCGGGCTGGAGCTGGACGACTCCACCGGCCGCCCCACCGAGGTGCCGGAGATCGAGCTGGCGTTCACCCTGCCCGACCGGGACCTCGGCCCGCTGCCGGTCGCCCTCACGTCCGGGGGCACGGGCCGCTGGTCGGGCACCGCGCAGCTGCCGCTGGCGGGCAACTGGGTGGTGTCGGTGACCGTCCGGTCCTCCGACATCGACCAGGTGACGGCCGTTCAGCAGCTCAAGCTCGGCGGCTGA
- a CDS encoding copper chaperone PCu(A)C: MRRAALIGAGTAVALTAAVILVGCGSESGPAPSSDAAAKLTVADPYIPLPATPGGMGAGYLTVRNEGEGEDRLLKVTSPAAGSVTMHRSTTGSMEEVQSLPVPAHGTLDLARGGTHLMIMGWTRQPALGDELELDLTFAKSGTIAVKVPVKPLTYRPGS, translated from the coding sequence GTGAGGCGGGCCGCGCTGATCGGCGCGGGCACCGCGGTCGCGCTGACCGCCGCGGTGATACTGGTCGGCTGCGGGTCGGAGTCCGGACCGGCGCCCTCCTCGGACGCGGCGGCGAAGCTGACCGTCGCCGACCCCTACATCCCGCTGCCGGCGACGCCCGGCGGGATGGGCGCCGGCTACCTGACCGTCCGCAACGAGGGCGAGGGCGAGGACCGGCTGCTCAAGGTCACCAGCCCCGCCGCCGGATCGGTCACCATGCACCGCTCCACCACCGGCTCGATGGAGGAGGTGCAGAGCCTCCCCGTGCCCGCGCACGGCACCCTGGACCTCGCCCGCGGCGGCACCCACCTGATGATCATGGGGTGGACCAGGCAGCCCGCCCTCGGCGACGAACTGGAACTCGACCTGACCTTCGCCAAGAGCGGCACCATCGCGGTCAAGGTCCCGGTCAAGCCGCTGACGTACCGTCCAGGAAGCTGA